Proteins from one Bacillota bacterium genomic window:
- the cobB gene encoding hydrogenobyrinic acid a,c-diamide synthase (glutamine-hydrolyzing), which produces MAGPRGLVLAAPHGRSGKTTVAMGVCAALAGRGLRVQPFKKGPDFIDPGWLTLAAGRSCRNLDLFMLGDEVTRRSFLGACRGADLALVEGAMGLFDGLDPAGSNSTAQLARLLGLPVVLLVDVTRMTRTAAAVVRGLVGFEEGIDFRGVILNRVGTSRQERLVRQAVEQYSGLPVLGAIPRWQGAAVPDRHLGLIPAGERLSGTRLAAEEAIAEAARAVQAGVDLDRLLEAGAPIAAPYHADGGEGFAGERSGREEEEPVSIGVVRDRVFSFYYPDNLEALERAGARLVPIDSLQDSRLPLVAALYIGGGFPEVFAHELEQNLPLRLSLREAIAEGLPVYAECGGLMYLCRSIAWEGQGHEMVGALPFDVEMATSPRGHGYVEAEVVGENPYFPRGAVIRGHEFHHSLPTRVPAENMVFRLGRGTGWGHGCDGLMWGSVFASYLHVHALACPGWAPALVREARRFDRERRGVRTWR; this is translated from the coding sequence ATGGCCGGGCCGCGGGGCCTCGTGCTGGCGGCGCCGCACGGGAGGTCCGGCAAGACCACCGTGGCCATGGGGGTGTGCGCCGCCCTGGCCGGCCGGGGGCTGCGGGTGCAGCCCTTCAAGAAAGGCCCCGATTTCATCGATCCCGGCTGGCTCACCCTGGCCGCCGGGCGATCCTGCCGGAACCTGGACCTGTTCATGCTGGGTGACGAGGTCACCCGCCGGAGCTTCCTCGGTGCCTGCCGGGGTGCCGACCTGGCCCTGGTGGAGGGGGCCATGGGATTGTTCGACGGGCTGGACCCGGCGGGCTCCAACAGCACCGCTCAACTCGCACGGCTGCTGGGGCTTCCCGTAGTCCTCCTGGTGGACGTGACCCGCATGACCCGCACCGCCGCGGCGGTGGTGCGGGGGCTGGTGGGCTTCGAAGAAGGTATTGACTTCCGGGGCGTGATCCTCAACCGGGTGGGCACTTCCCGGCAGGAACGCCTGGTGCGGCAGGCCGTGGAGCAATACTCCGGGCTGCCCGTGCTGGGAGCCATCCCCCGCTGGCAGGGGGCAGCCGTGCCCGACCGTCACCTGGGGCTGATACCCGCGGGGGAGCGGTTGAGCGGGACTCGGCTGGCCGCCGAGGAGGCCATAGCCGAGGCGGCCCGGGCCGTGCAGGCTGGCGTCGACCTGGACCGTCTGCTGGAGGCGGGTGCCCCCATCGCCGCCCCCTATCATGCAGACGGAGGGGAAGGGTTCGCCGGGGAGAGGTCCGGTCGGGAGGAGGAAGAACCCGTCTCCATCGGGGTGGTGCGGGACCGGGTCTTCAGCTTCTACTACCCCGACAATCTGGAGGCCCTGGAGCGGGCGGGCGCCCGCCTGGTGCCCATCGATTCCCTGCAGGATTCCCGGTTGCCCCTGGTGGCCGCCCTTTACATCGGTGGAGGTTTCCCCGAAGTGTTTGCCCACGAGCTGGAGCAAAACCTTCCTCTACGTCTCTCCTTGCGGGAAGCTATTGCCGAGGGATTGCCCGTGTACGCCGAATGCGGCGGGCTGATGTACCTGTGCCGGTCCATCGCCTGGGAGGGGCAGGGGCACGAGATGGTGGGGGCCCTGCCCTTCGATGTGGAGATGGCCACTTCCCCGCGCGGTCACGGGTACGTGGAGGCGGAGGTGGTGGGCGAAAACCCCTACTTCCCGCGGGGGGCGGTCATACGGGGCCACGAGTTCCACCACTCCCTGCCCACCAGGGTGCCGGCGGAGAACATGGTCTTCCGCCTGGGGCGGGGGACGGGGTGGGGGCACGGGTGCGACGGACTCATGTGGGGCAGCGTCTTTGCGTCTTACCTGCACGTGCACGCCCTGGCCTGCCCGGGGTGGGCCCCGGCCCTGGTCCGGGAGGCGCGCAGGTTCGACCGCGAGCGGAGAGGGGTCAGAACATGGCGGTAG
- a CDS encoding (Fe-S)-binding protein codes for MSGRLSEAAPPAVVSPEGAAGGGLDLARARELFEKKITRQLVTYFHACAHCGLCNDTCHYYLATGDPRMVPAYKADRFRRVYKRYHDWLGRLAPRWVGAEELSEAVLLDLADNVFGACTMCRRCTVNCPMGVDMGLLARAARGMLDTLGLTPKGLKATVDVHLRTRNNMGISEEDFADTIEWLGEQLQDEVGDSRARIPLNKKGARMLYTLNPREPKYFPLTILAAAKIMYAAGEDWTLSTNYWDVTNYALFSGNDEAARTIAGWLRDEAVNLGVQEVVMAECGHGYRSFRWEGPNWLRGSYPFRVRGFVELMAGYVRDGRIRLDPARNGKPVTYHDPCNQARSGGVIQEPRYILHRAVADFREMNPHGAQNFCCGGGGGMLSMTEFAERRIRAGKVKADQIRATGAEVVATSCHNCLDQITELNKHYKLGVRICNLCEVVAEALVL; via the coding sequence TTGAGCGGTCGCTTGAGCGAAGCCGCGCCCCCTGCGGTGGTGAGCCCGGAAGGCGCGGCCGGCGGCGGGCTGGATCTGGCCCGCGCCCGGGAGCTGTTCGAAAAGAAGATCACCAGGCAGCTGGTCACCTACTTCCACGCCTGCGCCCACTGCGGGTTGTGCAATGACACCTGCCACTACTACCTGGCCACCGGGGACCCCCGCATGGTCCCGGCTTACAAGGCGGACCGGTTCCGCAGGGTGTACAAGCGGTACCACGACTGGCTGGGCCGCCTGGCCCCCCGCTGGGTGGGTGCGGAGGAACTGTCCGAGGCGGTGCTCCTCGACCTGGCGGACAACGTCTTCGGAGCGTGCACCATGTGCCGGCGCTGCACCGTCAACTGCCCCATGGGCGTGGACATGGGGTTGCTTGCCCGCGCCGCCCGCGGCATGCTGGATACCCTGGGGCTGACACCGAAAGGGCTCAAGGCCACGGTGGATGTGCACCTTCGCACCCGTAACAACATGGGCATCAGCGAAGAGGACTTCGCGGACACCATCGAGTGGCTGGGGGAGCAACTGCAGGACGAGGTGGGCGATTCCCGGGCCCGCATACCCCTCAACAAGAAGGGGGCCCGCATGCTGTACACCCTGAACCCGCGGGAGCCCAAGTACTTCCCCCTGACCATCCTGGCGGCGGCCAAGATCATGTACGCTGCCGGCGAGGACTGGACGCTGAGCACGAACTACTGGGACGTCACCAACTACGCCCTGTTCTCGGGCAACGACGAGGCGGCCCGCACCATCGCTGGATGGCTGCGGGACGAGGCCGTCAACCTGGGAGTGCAGGAAGTGGTGATGGCGGAGTGCGGGCACGGTTACCGGTCGTTCCGCTGGGAAGGCCCCAACTGGCTGCGGGGCAGCTATCCCTTCCGGGTGCGTGGGTTTGTAGAGCTGATGGCCGGGTATGTCAGGGACGGTCGCATACGCCTGGACCCGGCCCGGAACGGTAAGCCGGTCACCTACCACGATCCCTGCAACCAGGCCCGCAGCGGCGGGGTCATCCAGGAGCCGCGGTACATCCTGCACCGGGCCGTGGCGGACTTCCGGGAGATGAACCCCCACGGGGCCCAGAACTTCTGCTGCGGGGGCGGCGGGGGCATGCTTTCCATGACCGAGTTTGCCGAACGCCGTATCCGGGCGGGAAAGGTGAAGGCCGACCAGATCCGCGCTACCGGTGCGGAAGTGGTGGCGACCTCGTGCCACAACTGCCTGGACCAGATCACGGAACTGAATAAGCACTACAAGCTGGGCGTCAGGATCTGCAACCTCTGCGAGGTGGTGGCGGAGGCCCTGGTGCTCTGA
- a CDS encoding 4Fe-4S binding protein encodes MYLVNVDKDKCEGCGQCVEVCPALILVLEDGKVGVTGNPDDCLGCRSCEAVCEQAAIVVQEL; translated from the coding sequence GTGTACCTGGTCAACGTGGACAAGGACAAGTGCGAGGGATGCGGCCAGTGCGTGGAAGTGTGCCCGGCCTTGATTCTGGTGTTGGAGGATGGTAAAGTCGGGGTCACGGGGAACCCTGACGATTGCCTGGGTTGCCGTTCCTGCGAGGCGGTCTGCGAGCAGGCGGCCATCGTGGTGCAGGAGCTCTGA
- a CDS encoding TusE/DsrC/DsvC family sulfur relay protein has translation MTHDGRRTGSRGGGPSSEGGLRSGLGAEQQAVVDFALEYYRRHGHTPNLRTLVNEMGLDRKRVYVLFPGNPVRRICQITGLPMPPEC, from the coding sequence GTGACCCACGACGGGAGAAGGACCGGCTCGCGAGGAGGCGGTCCCTCATCGGAAGGCGGCCTGCGCTCCGGGTTGGGCGCCGAGCAGCAGGCCGTGGTGGATTTTGCCCTCGAGTATTACCGGCGTCACGGACACACCCCGAACCTCCGTACCCTGGTCAACGAGATGGGGCTGGACAGGAAGCGGGTATACGTGCTTTTCCCCGGAAATCCCGTGCGACGGATATGCCAGATCACGGGTCTCCCCATGCCTCCGGAGTGCTGA
- a CDS encoding TusE/DsrC/DsvC family sulfur relay protein, which yields MPEIQYKDKKIEVDEDGFIQDPDLWNQDLAGFLAQVEGIENMTEDHWKVVNFLRDYYLEFGIAPMIRKLCKETGFTLKYIYELFPSGPAKGACKIAGLPKPTGCV from the coding sequence GTGCCGGAGATCCAGTACAAAGACAAGAAGATCGAGGTAGACGAGGACGGGTTCATCCAGGACCCCGACCTGTGGAACCAGGATCTGGCTGGCTTCCTGGCGCAGGTGGAAGGCATAGAGAACATGACGGAGGACCACTGGAAGGTGGTCAACTTCCTGCGCGACTACTACCTGGAGTTCGGCATCGCTCCCATGATACGCAAGCTGTGCAAGGAGACGGGGTTCACGCTCAAGTACATTTACGAGCTGTTCCCCAGCGGACCGGCCAAGGGGGCGTGCAAGATCGCCGGCCTGCCCAAGCCTACCGGCTGCGTGTGA
- a CDS encoding FAD-dependent oxidoreductase, protein MGTRRIVVIGGVAAGPKAAARARRVDPEAEITLLERGSLISYGSCGLPLYLAGLVALESLRSTPAGVLRDEDFFWREKRVRVLTGTGAEEIDPARHVVWARSGGERFAIGYDSLVLATGAVPVMPPVIGLDEEGVFRLHRPEEAEALRRALAPRRRAVVVGGGLVGLEVADALATRRLQVTVCEAGEHLLPGLLDTDMARVLETHLGGQGLTVVTGQPVTAIRRSNGGLRVEAPDWKGEADLVVVACGVRPEVSLAARAGLEIGPTGAIAVDGRQATGVPDIFAAGDCCQATHLVTGEKTWLPLASTANKQGRVAGTNAAGGEEHFPGVVGTAVLQVAESNVARTGLGEGEALRMGYQAVGAVVAGFDAAHYYPMHAPLALKVVADARDGRLLGAQAVGPGEAVKRVDVLATAISCGATLDRVAHLDLGYAPPFATALDICLSTLNQLRNRLDGLARPVAATELKALLGAPRPPLVLDVRTPAEYEGRRLPYPALHVPLAQLRDRLDEVRAARAPGQEIVAVCEMGVRGFEAQRLLDAAGLGPARYLEGGIWAWPYGLQS, encoded by the coding sequence GTGGGAACCAGGCGCATCGTGGTAATCGGAGGGGTGGCGGCGGGGCCCAAAGCGGCAGCCCGCGCCCGCCGGGTCGATCCCGAGGCCGAGATAACCCTGCTGGAGAGGGGCTCGCTCATTTCTTACGGCAGTTGCGGCCTGCCCCTGTACCTGGCCGGCCTGGTGGCACTCGAATCCCTGCGATCTACCCCGGCCGGGGTGCTGCGGGACGAGGATTTCTTCTGGCGGGAGAAGCGGGTGCGGGTTCTCACCGGCACCGGGGCGGAGGAGATCGATCCTGCCCGCCATGTGGTGTGGGCCCGGTCGGGCGGCGAGCGCTTCGCCATCGGGTACGATAGCCTGGTGCTGGCCACGGGAGCGGTGCCGGTGATGCCGCCCGTGATCGGTCTCGATGAGGAGGGGGTGTTCCGCCTCCACCGGCCCGAAGAGGCCGAGGCGCTCCGGCGTGCCCTGGCGCCGCGCCGGCGGGCCGTGGTGGTGGGCGGGGGTTTGGTGGGACTGGAGGTAGCCGATGCTCTGGCTACCCGGCGCCTGCAGGTTACCGTGTGCGAGGCGGGCGAGCACCTTCTCCCCGGGCTGCTGGACACGGACATGGCCCGGGTGCTGGAGACTCACCTGGGCGGTCAGGGCCTGACCGTGGTGACCGGCCAGCCGGTGACTGCCATCCGGCGGAGCAACGGGGGGCTCCGGGTGGAGGCCCCGGACTGGAAAGGAGAGGCCGACCTGGTGGTGGTGGCCTGCGGGGTCAGGCCGGAGGTGAGTCTGGCCGCCCGCGCCGGCCTGGAGATTGGCCCCACCGGGGCCATCGCCGTGGACGGGCGCCAGGCCACCGGGGTCCCTGATATCTTTGCCGCCGGCGACTGCTGCCAGGCCACCCATCTGGTGACGGGTGAGAAGACCTGGCTTCCCCTGGCCTCCACCGCGAACAAGCAGGGCCGGGTGGCGGGCACCAATGCCGCCGGAGGCGAGGAGCACTTCCCCGGGGTAGTGGGGACGGCCGTCCTGCAGGTGGCCGAGAGCAACGTGGCTCGCACCGGCCTGGGCGAGGGGGAAGCGCTCCGGATGGGGTACCAGGCGGTGGGGGCCGTGGTGGCTGGTTTCGATGCCGCTCACTACTATCCCATGCACGCTCCCCTGGCCCTGAAGGTGGTGGCCGATGCCCGGGACGGGCGGCTGCTGGGCGCCCAGGCGGTCGGCCCGGGGGAGGCGGTGAAGCGTGTAGACGTGCTGGCCACCGCCATATCCTGCGGTGCCACTCTGGACCGGGTTGCCCACCTGGACCTGGGGTATGCCCCTCCTTTCGCCACCGCCCTGGACATCTGCCTGTCGACGCTGAACCAGCTACGAAACCGGCTTGACGGCCTGGCGCGCCCCGTGGCGGCCACCGAGCTGAAGGCGCTCTTGGGTGCGCCCCGGCCGCCGCTGGTGCTGGACGTGCGTACGCCGGCGGAGTACGAGGGACGGCGGCTGCCGTACCCGGCTCTCCACGTCCCCCTGGCCCAGTTGAGGGACCGGCTGGATGAAGTGCGGGCGGCGCGGGCGCCCGGCCAGGAGATCGTGGCCGTGTGCGAGATGGGAGTGAGGGGATTCGAAGCTCAGCGCCTGCTGGATGCCGCGGGCCTGGGCCCGGCCCGTTACCTGGAGGGGGGAATATGGGCCTGGCCGTATGGCCTGCAAAGCTGA